The following are encoded together in the Adhaeribacter arboris genome:
- a CDS encoding CHAT domain-containing protein, translated as MMKSLLLGAIFLLSSFNKIAFARQPQIIVDFRHAQNLYQQALRLQQEGEYHSSLMMFKKASQEYKEHRLWAKKLDCDNEFIQNLILLGRYNEALHKANQTLKESLSRAKGDPTGAYINLGNVYYEKGQYDKALAYFQKVLQYQRTKFGETHPKVASTYINLGKVYFEKAEYAKALGFYQKALFIRHKFFKETHPVIANSYQAFVNIYIAKRESKQALEYQQKALKIQLTALGQTHPDVADSYFNLGDVYYNKGNYEKAFEYHQRAFLIRQSVFGVSHVKVADSYNNLGKILQVKGEYKKALSYLFKSLEIRRTTLGKSHPKVADLYNNLGKTYQAKGDYEKALQFHQKALQCFLSAFGRMHPGVADAYKELGNTYFEKGEYEEALGNYQQTLEIRRTVSGEAHTSVANSYYVIGKVFSAKGEYDKALEYFHKSLQIRLAAHGETQHNVADSYNEIGNIYQVKEEHRRALEYYQKALRIRRIIFGVSHSKVAESYNNLGKVYYSSGDYDKALEYHQMALQNYHKTLGESHPGTAESYNYLGNVYQATGGYKEAAQYHYKALQSYLKTFGKSHPAVADTYNNLGNVYRLTGELKKSLQQYQKAIIANTPTFQDTLIAHNPIVAGHGKPHLTPKDLLFSLRAKAGILERLYSQSNTTEDLILALQTSCSADSLAYKIQQNYTEENDKVAFSADVMELYQQTQSLCLKLYRITKDSHYLDKAFYFAERGKASVLTASLTESKAKAFADIPDSLLKQEQNYRNQIAQFSQRLAKELAKGNKADSSILIHYQNQLFTAHLQQDSLVNEFEKSYPKFYALKYQLKSVTPKQLQDVLDKKTALLEYTLTDNFLQVFIISHKFYKVETVFLDSLFHRRLVAFREGILLKDQDLYQQVAYNLYKTLIPQSLSKSIKSLIIIPAGELTTLPFEALLTKPAEVVKGKRNPYLLNKYNVSYAYSARLLYERLIQPQETPTKKLLAMAPVFTEIQSSNQEVTFQNTLLHQELFVEDERDYDESSIQPPLMNVPLHNSDLVIKENLNAKIDYTKTRLSSIDGQELPPLPGSEQEVIKISKLFQAKGFSSRVLLHQNASENQIKRPELIKFNYIHLATHGFVNKNYPELSGLVLTQNQTNQEDGILYFGEIYNLHLNADLVTLSACETGLGKIVQGEGVINLTRALLYAGAKNIMVSMWKVSDKSTSDLMEYFYQELLSGKDKSTALQLAKRSLIRQGKYDQPFYWAPFILVGK; from the coding sequence ATGATGAAATCTTTACTTCTAGGTGCTATTTTCCTGTTATCAAGTTTTAATAAAATAGCCTTTGCCCGGCAACCCCAAATAATAGTCGATTTCAGGCATGCTCAAAATCTGTATCAGCAAGCATTAAGATTACAGCAAGAAGGCGAGTATCATAGTTCTTTGATGATGTTTAAGAAGGCATCTCAAGAGTACAAAGAGCATCGGCTATGGGCGAAAAAATTAGATTGTGACAATGAATTTATTCAAAATTTAATTTTACTGGGTAGATACAATGAAGCATTGCATAAGGCCAACCAAACCCTTAAGGAAAGCTTATCTAGGGCAAAAGGAGATCCTACAGGGGCTTATATTAACCTCGGTAATGTATATTACGAAAAAGGCCAATACGATAAAGCTTTAGCGTATTTTCAGAAAGTATTACAATATCAACGCACCAAATTTGGTGAGACTCATCCTAAAGTAGCAAGCACTTACATTAACCTAGGTAAGGTATATTTCGAAAAAGCAGAGTACGCTAAAGCATTGGGGTTTTATCAAAAAGCTTTGTTTATCCGTCATAAATTCTTTAAAGAAACGCATCCTGTTATAGCTAATTCTTATCAAGCTTTTGTAAATATATATATAGCTAAAAGGGAGTCCAAACAAGCTCTGGAATACCAACAAAAGGCATTAAAGATTCAACTTACTGCTCTTGGTCAAACTCACCCCGATGTAGCTGATTCTTATTTCAATCTCGGTGATGTATATTACAACAAAGGAAATTATGAAAAAGCTTTTGAATACCATCAAAGGGCTTTCTTGATCCGACAGTCTGTTTTTGGTGTATCTCATGTGAAAGTGGCGGATTCTTATAACAATTTAGGAAAGATTCTTCAAGTTAAAGGAGAGTACAAGAAGGCACTATCTTACCTATTTAAGTCATTAGAAATCCGACGGACCACCTTAGGGAAATCTCATCCGAAAGTGGCTGATTTATATAATAATTTAGGTAAAACATATCAAGCAAAGGGAGATTACGAGAAGGCTTTGCAGTTTCACCAAAAAGCACTGCAATGTTTTCTAAGTGCCTTTGGTAGAATGCATCCAGGTGTGGCAGATGCTTATAAAGAATTAGGTAACACTTATTTTGAAAAAGGTGAGTATGAGGAAGCTCTAGGAAATTATCAGCAAACATTAGAAATCCGTCGCACTGTTTCAGGCGAAGCTCATACAAGTGTGGCTAATTCGTATTACGTTATTGGTAAAGTTTTTTCCGCTAAAGGCGAATACGATAAAGCTTTAGAGTATTTCCATAAATCATTACAAATCCGGTTGGCTGCTCATGGCGAAACACAGCATAATGTAGCTGATTCTTATAATGAAATAGGAAATATTTACCAAGTAAAAGAAGAGCACAGAAGGGCTTTGGAGTATTATCAAAAAGCTTTAAGAATTAGGCGAATTATTTTTGGTGTATCTCATTCGAAAGTGGCAGAGTCTTACAACAACCTAGGTAAGGTATATTATAGTAGTGGAGATTATGACAAGGCTTTAGAATACCACCAGATGGCTTTGCAAAATTATCATAAAACTTTAGGGGAGTCGCATCCTGGTACAGCGGAATCTTATAACTACTTAGGTAATGTTTACCAGGCTACAGGGGGGTACAAGGAAGCCGCTCAATACCATTATAAAGCTTTACAAAGCTACCTTAAAACTTTTGGTAAATCACATCCTGCTGTTGCGGATACTTATAACAACTTAGGAAATGTATACCGCCTAACAGGTGAATTAAAAAAATCTTTACAACAATACCAAAAGGCTATTATTGCTAATACGCCTACTTTTCAGGATACTCTCATTGCCCATAATCCTATTGTCGCCGGACATGGTAAACCTCACTTAACTCCCAAAGATTTACTTTTCTCCTTGCGAGCCAAAGCAGGTATATTGGAGAGGTTATATAGCCAGTCTAATACAACTGAAGACTTAATTCTGGCTTTGCAAACCTCTTGTTCTGCTGATTCTTTGGCGTATAAAATTCAACAAAATTACACCGAAGAGAATGATAAAGTAGCTTTCTCTGCCGATGTCATGGAATTATATCAGCAGACTCAGTCTTTGTGTTTAAAGTTATACCGCATAACAAAAGATTCTCACTACTTAGATAAGGCTTTCTATTTTGCCGAACGGGGAAAAGCAAGTGTGCTCACAGCTTCGCTTACGGAATCAAAGGCCAAGGCTTTTGCCGATATTCCAGATTCCTTGCTAAAACAAGAACAAAATTACCGTAATCAGATTGCCCAGTTTTCTCAGCGGTTGGCTAAAGAACTGGCCAAGGGAAATAAGGCAGATAGCAGTATTCTAATACATTATCAAAATCAATTGTTTACCGCACATCTGCAACAGGATAGTCTAGTAAATGAATTTGAAAAAAGCTATCCTAAATTTTACGCCCTCAAATATCAATTAAAATCGGTTACTCCAAAGCAACTCCAAGACGTCTTAGATAAAAAAACAGCTCTGTTAGAGTATACCCTGACGGATAATTTCCTTCAGGTATTTATTATAAGTCATAAATTTTATAAAGTTGAAACTGTATTCTTGGATAGTCTCTTCCATCGGCGATTAGTTGCTTTTAGGGAAGGTATTCTTTTGAAAGACCAGGATTTGTATCAGCAAGTCGCTTACAATTTATATAAAACGTTAATACCTCAGTCACTTTCCAAATCAATTAAATCATTAATTATTATTCCGGCCGGAGAATTAACTACTTTGCCATTTGAGGCATTGCTGACAAAACCGGCAGAAGTTGTGAAGGGTAAACGAAACCCCTACTTATTAAACAAATATAATGTAAGTTATGCCTATTCGGCAAGATTGCTCTACGAACGATTAATTCAACCCCAGGAAACACCTACCAAGAAACTACTTGCTATGGCACCTGTATTTACCGAAATCCAAAGTAGCAATCAGGAGGTAACTTTTCAAAACACGTTACTCCATCAGGAGCTTTTTGTTGAGGATGAAAGGGACTATGACGAAAGTAGTATACAGCCACCATTGATGAACGTGCCATTGCATAATTCTGATCTTGTAATTAAGGAAAATCTAAATGCAAAAATTGACTACACAAAAACTCGACTTTCATCAATAGATGGTCAGGAACTTCCCCCATTGCCTGGTTCGGAGCAGGAAGTCATAAAAATTTCTAAACTGTTTCAAGCAAAGGGATTCTCCTCCAGGGTATTGCTACATCAAAATGCTAGTGAAAATCAGATTAAGCGTCCGGAACTTATTAAGTTTAACTATATTCATTTAGCTACCCACGGCTTTGTAAATAAAAATTACCCCGAACTTTCTGGTTTAGTACTTACCCAAAACCAGACTAATCAAGAAGATGGAATTCTGTATTTTGGAGAAATATATAACCTCCATTTAAACGCTGATTTAGTAACTCTTTCTGCTTGCGAAACAGGCTTAGGTAAAATAGTTCAGGGTGAAGGTGTAATTAACCTTACCAGAGCTTTATTATATGCCGGAGCTAAGAATATAATGGTTTCTATGTGGAAGGTGTCTGATAAGTCTACATCAGATTTAATGGAATATTTTTACCAGGAGCTTCTTTCGGGAAAAGACAAGTCAACCGCTTTACAATTAGCAAAACGCAGCTTGATCCGACAAGGGAAGTATGACCAACCATTTTACTGGGCTCCTTTTATTTTAGTAGGTAAGTAA
- a CDS encoding DUF1574 family protein, whose protein sequence is MKKLLFRISAVLVTCAIAYFVIIYVASLTGFANWLPNGKYTTGKGYYTLSRFREIDKFSNIDVLFLGSSQVYRGFDTRQFEQKGLKAFNLGTSAQSPYNSYFLLQEYLPKLKPKYIVLDLYWHMMTKEDVTESTVDLVSNHELTDNIVDMALTTHDYTIISSLISNFVSRVHTPLTKVREKKLPKEVYISGGFVESTVPEAELAMTNPKKAYQFRNLDSKLKEPSEFQLNYLEKIIALCKQNNTKLVLVLLPVTKEYKNNLTNYNDYTNYISTISKKNNVPFIDYNTRKGLSLSSSEDFLDKNHLSPSGASKLDQFVYEDLTSLGIKESSISSL, encoded by the coding sequence ATGAAAAAATTATTATTTAGAATATCGGCTGTTCTGGTTACGTGTGCCATTGCGTACTTTGTTATTATTTACGTTGCCAGCTTAACGGGTTTTGCCAATTGGCTGCCTAATGGCAAATACACGACAGGGAAAGGGTATTATACTCTCTCCAGATTTAGAGAAATTGACAAATTTTCCAACATTGATGTTTTATTTTTAGGTTCTTCGCAGGTTTACCGGGGTTTTGATACCAGACAATTTGAACAAAAAGGATTAAAGGCCTTTAACCTAGGAACCTCTGCTCAAAGCCCTTATAACTCTTATTTCTTACTGCAAGAGTATTTGCCCAAGTTAAAACCAAAATACATTGTTTTAGACTTGTATTGGCATATGATGACCAAAGAAGATGTTACAGAGTCGACGGTTGATCTAGTATCGAATCATGAATTAACGGATAACATTGTAGATATGGCTTTAACTACTCATGACTACACTATAATTTCCAGTTTAATCTCTAATTTTGTTTCCCGGGTGCATACACCTTTAACCAAAGTACGTGAAAAGAAGCTACCTAAAGAAGTTTATATCTCTGGCGGATTTGTGGAATCTACTGTACCAGAAGCCGAGCTAGCCATGACAAATCCTAAAAAAGCGTATCAGTTCCGGAACTTAGATTCTAAATTAAAAGAACCTTCCGAATTTCAGTTGAACTATTTAGAAAAGATTATTGCTCTGTGCAAGCAAAACAATACCAAACTTGTTCTTGTTTTGTTACCGGTTACCAAAGAGTACAAAAATAATCTGACAAATTATAACGATTATACTAATTACATCTCAACAATATCCAAGAAGAACAATGTTCCTTTTATAGATTATAATACGCGTAAAGGCTTATCTTTGTCTTCATCCGAAGATTTCTTAGATAAAAACCATTTAAGCCCAAGTGGAGCATCCAAGTTAGATCAATTTGTTTACGAAGATTTAACCTCTTTAGGCATTAAAGAAAGCAGCATATCTTCATTATGA
- a CDS encoding HAD family hydrolase, whose protein sequence is MDLQQVKNIIFDLGGVIINLAYQKSVDALRSMSKRQQRIDFTQQAQSELFDLYETGQITSEVFRQGLRDTYGIEGEDSALDEAWNAMLLDIPPERIQLLQALGKKYRLFLLSNTNAIHAERFNRTVREVSGLPGLDSLFEKTYYSHLVGMRKPSAAIFEHILIKNDLKATETLFIDDSLQHIEGARKLGLQTLHLQPPLTINEFFEHAR, encoded by the coding sequence GTGGATTTACAGCAAGTAAAAAATATAATTTTTGATTTAGGTGGCGTCATTATCAATTTAGCTTACCAAAAATCAGTGGATGCTTTGCGCTCGATGAGCAAAAGACAACAACGCATTGACTTTACGCAACAAGCCCAATCCGAGCTTTTTGATTTGTATGAAACCGGCCAGATTACTTCGGAAGTTTTCCGACAAGGTTTACGTGACACCTATGGAATAGAAGGGGAAGACAGCGCTTTGGATGAAGCTTGGAACGCCATGCTGCTCGACATCCCCCCCGAACGGATTCAACTTCTTCAGGCCTTGGGTAAAAAATACCGCTTGTTTCTGCTCAGCAATACCAATGCAATTCACGCCGAACGGTTTAACAGAACGGTACGAGAGGTGTCAGGTTTACCCGGCTTGGATAGTTTATTTGAGAAAACGTATTACTCGCATTTAGTAGGTATGCGCAAACCTAGTGCTGCCATATTCGAGCATATTTTAATTAAAAACGATTTAAAAGCTACCGAAACCTTATTTATTGACGATAGCTTGCAGCACATTGAAGGTGCCCGGAAACTGGGTTTGCAAACGCTGCACTTGCAGCCACCGCTTACCATTAACGAATTTTTTGAACATGCGCGGTAG
- a CDS encoding MBOAT family O-acyltransferase — protein MLFNSFEFLLFFPVVTILYFLLPHRFRWFLLLAASCFFYMFFKPIYILILFFTIVIDYYAGILIENSETKKKKKFYLLWSLVANIGVLAIFKYYNFFNDNITSLSEALGYQNHIPYLTILLPIGLSFHTFQAMSYTIEVYRGHQKAERHFGIYALYVMFYPQLVAGPIERPQNVLHQFHEKHYFDYDRVTSGLKLMAWGLFKKVVIADRLAIMVNEVYNNPTHYEGIPLILATVFFAIQIYCDFSGYSDIAIGSAQVMGFTLMRNFNRPYFSKNIKEFWGRWHISLSTWFRDYLYIPLGGNRVPKWRWYYNIFIVFLVSGFWHGASWTFIIWGSLHGFYQVFGQITGKSRDRIVDAIGLKKLPGLYKIIQIGTTFVLVCLAWVFFRANSLSDAWYITTHMFTGFSQSLDLIVHNGFVRQRYLFLDQTKEIFLLSFVVISILILIELFQRNRSLRLEVKKYPFPMRLVFYNIIILSILLLGSFSEAEFIYFQF, from the coding sequence ATGCTATTCAATTCATTTGAATTTCTCCTCTTTTTTCCAGTAGTTACTATTCTTTATTTTCTACTGCCTCATCGTTTCCGATGGTTCCTTCTTTTAGCGGCTAGTTGCTTCTTTTACATGTTCTTCAAGCCGATTTATATTTTAATCCTGTTTTTTACTATTGTAATCGACTATTACGCCGGGATTCTTATTGAAAACAGTGAGACCAAAAAGAAGAAGAAATTCTACCTATTATGGAGTTTAGTAGCTAACATTGGTGTGCTTGCTATTTTTAAATACTATAATTTCTTTAACGATAATATTACCTCGCTTAGCGAAGCTTTAGGTTACCAAAACCACATACCCTATTTAACAATACTATTACCAATCGGACTTTCTTTCCATACTTTTCAGGCCATGAGCTATACCATTGAGGTATACCGGGGTCATCAAAAAGCAGAACGGCACTTTGGAATATACGCCTTATACGTAATGTTTTATCCGCAATTGGTAGCCGGACCAATTGAAAGACCGCAGAATGTTTTACATCAATTTCATGAAAAACATTACTTTGACTACGACCGGGTTACTTCCGGTTTAAAACTAATGGCTTGGGGTTTATTTAAAAAAGTAGTAATTGCCGATAGACTAGCCATCATGGTGAATGAAGTTTACAATAATCCTACCCATTATGAAGGCATTCCTTTGATTTTGGCAACCGTATTTTTTGCTATTCAAATTTATTGCGACTTTTCCGGATATTCCGATATCGCTATTGGTTCTGCTCAGGTAATGGGCTTTACTTTAATGAGAAACTTTAATCGTCCTTATTTCTCTAAAAATATTAAAGAATTCTGGGGTCGTTGGCACATCTCCCTTTCTACCTGGTTCAGAGATTACCTGTACATTCCTTTGGGTGGTAACCGGGTTCCCAAATGGCGTTGGTACTACAATATTTTCATAGTATTCTTAGTAAGCGGTTTTTGGCATGGAGCCAGCTGGACCTTTATTATCTGGGGTTCGTTACATGGCTTTTACCAGGTATTTGGTCAGATAACGGGTAAATCACGGGATCGCATTGTAGATGCTATAGGCCTGAAGAAGCTCCCAGGTTTATATAAAATTATTCAAATAGGTACTACTTTTGTTCTGGTATGTCTGGCTTGGGTTTTCTTCCGGGCGAACTCTTTAAGCGATGCTTGGTATATTACCACTCATATGTTTACTGGCTTCTCACAAAGTTTAGATTTAATTGTTCATAATGGCTTTGTTCGGCAACGCTACCTTTTCTTAGATCAAACAAAAGAAATATTCTTATTGTCCTTTGTAGTAATTTCTATACTTATTTTAATTGAATTATTCCAGAGAAACAGAAGCCTTCGCCTGGAAGTTAAAAAATATCCCTTTCCAATGCGATTGGTGTTTTATAACATCATTATTTTATCTATCTTATTACTAGGCAGTTTTTCAGAAGCAGAATTCATTTATTTTCAATTTTAA
- a CDS encoding site-2 protease family protein, whose amino-acid sequence MRGSSTVKNYTFHLFLFCLALVTTTLAGAEWMAAKPLLVVTTQWRIIRLLTDQQVLNGLYYSLPFLGVLTAHEFGHYFTARYYRIRVTLPYYIPFWFPLLPTIGTMGAVIKIKDRIFSKKEFFDVGIAGPLAGFIVAIPLLWYGFTHLPAPEHIFTIHPEYKKYGLDYASKVYQDTGNSTALGKNLLFIFFEKFVAPDPVLVPNHYELMHYPYLFAGFLSLFFTAMNLLPIGQLDGGHILYGLIGFRNFNRISPIFFIIFIFYAGLGIVGPHTPPDERYWQFSLYAAYLYVVFEKITPNTQLALMLTATMFCLHMGLAFVFPGTKGYPGWLVFGLLLSRLLGIFHPPAPDEAPLSTGRKVLGWFAVLIFLLSFSPAPFLYE is encoded by the coding sequence ATGCGCGGTAGCTCTACAGTAAAAAATTACACTTTTCATTTGTTTTTATTTTGTCTGGCATTGGTTACAACTACTTTGGCGGGTGCTGAGTGGATGGCTGCTAAACCTTTGCTGGTAGTTACTACCCAATGGCGTATCATTCGCCTGCTCACAGACCAACAAGTGCTAAACGGGCTTTATTACTCACTTCCGTTTTTAGGCGTATTAACGGCGCATGAATTTGGGCATTACTTTACAGCCCGATATTATCGTATTCGAGTAACCCTGCCTTATTACATTCCGTTTTGGTTTCCTTTACTCCCAACCATTGGCACTATGGGGGCCGTTATTAAAATTAAAGACCGCATTTTTTCAAAAAAAGAGTTTTTCGACGTAGGAATTGCTGGCCCTTTAGCTGGCTTTATAGTAGCTATTCCCTTACTCTGGTACGGATTTACGCATTTGCCTGCTCCAGAACATATTTTTACCATTCATCCTGAATATAAAAAGTATGGTCTTGATTACGCTAGTAAAGTCTACCAGGACACAGGCAACTCCACGGCTTTAGGAAAAAATCTATTATTTATATTCTTTGAAAAGTTTGTAGCTCCGGATCCTGTCCTGGTACCCAATCACTATGAACTAATGCATTACCCGTATTTATTCGCTGGTTTTCTTTCTTTATTTTTTACCGCGATGAATTTATTACCTATTGGGCAGTTAGATGGAGGTCATATTTTATATGGCTTAATTGGATTTCGAAACTTTAACCGTATCTCTCCTATTTTCTTTATCATTTTTATTTTTTATGCGGGCCTTGGAATAGTAGGTCCGCATACCCCACCCGACGAAAGATACTGGCAATTTTCGTTGTACGCGGCTTACTTATACGTAGTGTTTGAGAAAATTACACCTAACACCCAATTAGCCTTAATGCTAACAGCTACTATGTTTTGCCTGCATATGGGCTTAGCATTTGTATTCCCCGGTACAAAAGGTTATCCGGGCTGGTTAGTCTTCGGATTACTGTTATCCAGGTTATTAGGTATTTTTCATCCACCCGCTCCCGACGAAGCACCCCTTAGCACGGGCCGTAAAGTATTAGGATGGTTCGCAGTACTTATTTTTCTGCTTAGTTTCAGCCCTGCCCCATTTCTATACGAATAA
- a CDS encoding DUF3857 domain-containing protein has protein sequence MHKRLLLLLCIIPFFIKAQDHGFKLGNTNILELQMTTYKHDTTAHAVILNEFGDSWISDEGDLELQHEYKVRIKILDEQGLRQANISIPIHKVPGKSERVSQIIASTFNLENGKITESKFNGKTYLESKNKYYDLVKFTLPNVKVGSVIEVKYLLQSPFKYNFRRWEFQADIPKIYTEYWAKIPGNYVYNMTLISFYPLAKQENEIVKDCFMVGGGKADCARYKYAMKDVPAFIEEEFMTARSNYLAALNFELSEVQSFNGSRDRFTKEWKDADQEMPQEPKFGLQLKRGKEVFKEHLDPLLATTPDSLQRAQLVYNFVKNWFKWNEYYGCFSEIGIKKAYDAKSGNVADINLALIAALQYAGLPALPVILSTRENGHPIEVHPVISDFNYVIAQVKTKGIVYQLDATDSYLPFGMLPLRCLNGKGRAIPAKGSSYWSELKPIDKKRQIALLNLTLHPDGHFSGSINNTSTGYAAIRDRKQIDSYNNQEEYIEALDEKWNKVKINKYEIQNLPDVDKSLTRIMHVAIEGFDGLNKNRFMLDPYFIDRWEKNPFTSTDRLYPVDLGTALEQQLTITIDYPQEYETVNLPPAVAIALPNGGGKYLFQVTDTNNRLSLTSLVALSKPLYSPQEYQYLKAFFDKIIQSYQQQIFFQKKAKV, from the coding sequence ATGCATAAACGACTACTCTTATTATTGTGTATTATTCCTTTTTTTATAAAAGCTCAAGACCATGGTTTTAAGTTAGGCAACACGAATATTTTAGAGTTGCAAATGACCACTTATAAGCATGACACGACTGCTCATGCTGTTATTCTAAATGAATTTGGGGATAGTTGGATTAGTGACGAAGGTGATTTAGAACTTCAGCATGAATACAAAGTCCGCATAAAAATATTAGATGAACAAGGCTTAAGACAAGCTAATATTTCTATTCCCATCCATAAAGTACCTGGTAAATCGGAACGGGTAAGCCAAATTATAGCTAGTACTTTTAATCTGGAGAATGGAAAAATAACCGAATCAAAATTTAACGGCAAAACCTACCTCGAAAGTAAAAATAAATACTACGATTTAGTAAAGTTTACGCTGCCTAATGTAAAAGTTGGTAGTGTAATAGAGGTAAAATACCTCTTACAATCTCCGTTTAAATACAATTTTAGACGTTGGGAATTTCAGGCTGATATTCCTAAAATTTATACGGAATATTGGGCTAAAATTCCGGGCAACTACGTCTATAATATGACTTTAATAAGCTTTTATCCTTTAGCTAAGCAGGAAAATGAAATCGTAAAAGATTGCTTTATGGTAGGTGGCGGTAAAGCGGATTGTGCCCGGTATAAGTACGCTATGAAAGACGTGCCTGCCTTTATAGAAGAAGAATTTATGACGGCTCGGAGTAACTACTTGGCAGCTCTTAATTTTGAACTATCCGAAGTACAAAGCTTTAATGGTTCCCGGGATCGCTTCACCAAAGAATGGAAAGATGCAGATCAGGAAATGCCTCAGGAACCTAAATTTGGATTACAACTTAAACGCGGTAAAGAAGTATTTAAAGAACACTTAGATCCGCTGTTGGCGACCACTCCCGATTCTTTACAACGAGCTCAACTGGTTTATAATTTTGTAAAGAACTGGTTCAAGTGGAATGAGTATTATGGTTGCTTTAGTGAAATCGGCATTAAAAAAGCGTATGATGCCAAATCAGGTAACGTTGCGGATATTAATCTGGCTTTAATTGCTGCTTTGCAGTACGCTGGTTTGCCTGCTCTTCCGGTTATTCTTTCCACCCGTGAAAATGGCCACCCAATTGAAGTACACCCGGTAATTAGCGATTTTAATTATGTAATTGCTCAGGTAAAAACTAAAGGCATTGTATACCAATTAGATGCTACAGATTCTTACCTACCTTTCGGCATGCTGCCGCTACGTTGTTTAAACGGCAAAGGACGAGCTATTCCGGCCAAAGGTTCTTCTTACTGGTCCGAACTAAAACCAATTGACAAGAAACGTCAAATTGCCCTATTAAATTTAACTCTTCATCCAGACGGGCACTTTTCTGGCAGTATAAATAATACTTCTACCGGATACGCAGCCATTCGCGACCGAAAACAAATTGATTCCTATAATAATCAGGAAGAGTACATAGAAGCCTTAGATGAAAAATGGAACAAAGTAAAAATTAATAAATACGAGATACAGAACCTTCCGGACGTAGATAAATCTCTTACCCGTATTATGCACGTAGCTATAGAAGGATTTGACGGATTAAATAAAAACCGGTTTATGCTCGATCCTTATTTCATTGATCGTTGGGAGAAAAATCCGTTTACTTCAACCGATCGCTTGTATCCCGTAGACTTAGGTACAGCTTTAGAGCAACAACTTACCATAACTATTGATTACCCGCAGGAGTATGAAACTGTTAATTTACCACCTGCCGTAGCTATTGCATTACCCAATGGCGGTGGGAAATATTTGTTCCAGGTAACTGATACCAACAATCGTTTATCGCTTACTAGTCTGGTAGCTCTGAGCAAACCGCTATACAGTCCACAAGAATACCAGTACCTAAAAGCATTCTTCGATAAAATCATTCAATCCTACCAGCAGCAAATCTTCTTTCAAAAGAAAGCAAAAGTCTGA